The following proteins are encoded in a genomic region of Falsibacillus albus:
- the glmM gene encoding phosphoglucosamine mutase, producing MGKYFGTDGVRGVANTELTPELAFKLGRYGGFVLTKNTERPKILIGRDTRISGHMLEGALVAGLLSIGAEVMRLGVISTPGVAYLTKAQGAQAGVMISASHNPVGDNGIKFFGPDGFKLSDEQEEEIEKYLDMQEDILPRPIGGDLGQVSDYFEGGQKYLQYLKQSVDEDFSGIHVALDCAHGATSSLAAHLFADLEADISTMGASPNGLNINDGVGSTHPEALTGFVKEKNADVGLAFDGDGDRLIAIDENGDTVDGDQIMFICAKYLKQENRLKHSTVVSTVMSNLGFHKGLEELDINGVQTAVGDRYVVEEMKKNGFNLGGEQSGHIIFLDYNTTGDGLLTGLQLVNIMKATNKPLSELASEMKKYPQKLVNVRVTDKHHVTDNEKIKAVISDVEAEMDGNGRILVRPSGTEPLVRVMAEAPTEESCTAYVDRIATVVKAEMGLPEED from the coding sequence ATGGGTAAATATTTTGGCACAGATGGAGTAAGAGGAGTAGCAAATACGGAGCTTACACCTGAGCTAGCCTTTAAGCTAGGTCGATATGGCGGCTTTGTTTTAACGAAGAACACGGAAAGACCTAAGATTCTGATCGGTCGTGATACAAGGATCTCAGGACATATGCTTGAAGGAGCATTGGTGGCGGGGCTTTTATCCATTGGTGCCGAGGTAATGCGACTTGGTGTGATTTCCACGCCGGGTGTGGCATATTTGACAAAGGCCCAGGGTGCCCAGGCAGGGGTCATGATTTCTGCATCCCATAACCCTGTAGGGGATAACGGAATCAAATTTTTCGGTCCTGATGGATTTAAGCTTTCGGATGAGCAGGAAGAAGAAATTGAAAAGTATTTGGATATGCAAGAGGATATTCTTCCACGGCCAATTGGAGGAGACCTCGGTCAAGTAAGCGACTATTTTGAAGGCGGACAAAAATACTTGCAGTATTTAAAACAATCCGTGGACGAGGATTTTTCCGGCATCCATGTAGCGCTTGACTGCGCTCACGGTGCGACGTCATCATTAGCTGCACACTTGTTTGCAGACCTTGAAGCGGATATTTCGACTATGGGTGCTTCCCCTAATGGTTTGAACATCAATGATGGTGTAGGATCGACGCATCCGGAAGCATTGACTGGCTTCGTTAAAGAGAAAAATGCAGATGTCGGACTTGCCTTTGATGGGGACGGTGACCGCCTGATCGCCATCGATGAAAATGGTGATACAGTGGATGGCGATCAAATCATGTTCATTTGCGCTAAATATTTGAAACAGGAAAACCGCTTAAAGCATTCTACAGTCGTTTCGACTGTCATGAGCAATCTTGGGTTCCATAAAGGCTTGGAAGAGCTGGACATCAATGGCGTCCAAACAGCGGTAGGGGATCGCTATGTCGTGGAGGAAATGAAGAAAAACGGATTTAACCTCGGCGGAGAGCAATCCGGTCATATCATTTTCCTGGACTATAACACGACAGGAGATGGCTTGCTGACTGGCCTTCAGCTCGTGAATATCATGAAAGCAACGAATAAACCATTATCTGAGCTTGCTTCAGAAATGAAGAAATACCCTCAGAAACTGGTCAATGTTCGAGTGACGGATAAGCATCATGTAACAGACAATGAGAAAATCAAAGCTGTGATTTCTGATGTGGAAGCTGAAATGGATGGAAATGGCCGGATCCTGGTGCGTCCTTCCGGTACAGAGCCGCTGGTCCGTGTCATGGCGGAGGCTCCTACAGAAGAATCCTGCACAGCGTATGTTGATCGAATCGCAACGGTTGTAAAAGCAGAGATGGGTCTTCCAGAGGAAGATTAA
- a CDS encoding CdaR family protein: MDKFMENKWVMRILALLLAVLLYISVSIEQGTFKTTKNTTSQQNSDVITDVPLEMYYDSDNLVVSGAPQTVNVTVEGPKSIVQPTKALRDFKLYVDLRDLGIGKHQVRIKSKGISDKLAARIEPAYINVDIEEKVTKEFKVEAEFNSAILADGFEAEKPTVEPKTVKITGAKNIIDKITYVKATIDVRGEVNQTVTREAQVRVLDRELNKLDVQVDPETVDVTLPVKNPSKTVPLKVSQTGTPPEGVKILGTSMDPKEVTIYGKQDVLDTISEIDLPLDVSKIDKDTTVNVPIKLKDGLNKASADNAKVTVDVQKTEEKTFSNLQVAEQGVGDQYDMEILAPEKGQVDLTVKGPSEIIDQLSADDFKLYVDAAGLAAGDHDLNIQVDNPDKNISWTLSDDNMKIRLKEKANS; encoded by the coding sequence ATGGATAAGTTTATGGAAAATAAATGGGTCATGAGGATCCTTGCATTGCTTTTAGCGGTTCTTTTATATATATCAGTCAGCATTGAGCAAGGCACTTTCAAAACGACAAAAAATACGACATCTCAACAAAACAGCGATGTTATTACAGATGTCCCATTGGAAATGTATTATGATTCCGATAATTTGGTTGTATCAGGAGCGCCGCAGACGGTCAATGTCACGGTGGAAGGTCCTAAAAGCATAGTCCAGCCAACGAAGGCTCTCAGAGACTTTAAGCTGTACGTTGATTTACGGGATCTAGGGATAGGCAAGCATCAGGTAAGGATTAAATCAAAAGGAATTTCCGATAAGCTGGCAGCAAGAATCGAGCCGGCTTACATAAATGTAGATATTGAAGAAAAAGTTACGAAGGAATTCAAAGTCGAAGCTGAATTCAACTCTGCGATTTTAGCAGATGGATTTGAAGCAGAAAAACCAACCGTTGAACCGAAAACAGTGAAAATCACAGGGGCGAAAAATATCATCGATAAGATCACTTATGTTAAGGCAACGATTGATGTGCGTGGAGAGGTAAACCAAACGGTTACAAGAGAAGCACAGGTAAGGGTGCTGGACAGGGAATTGAATAAACTCGATGTACAGGTTGACCCTGAAACCGTCGATGTGACGCTTCCCGTGAAAAATCCCAGTAAAACCGTACCGCTCAAAGTGAGCCAGACGGGAACTCCTCCAGAGGGAGTCAAAATTCTGGGAACATCCATGGATCCGAAAGAAGTAACTATATACGGGAAACAGGATGTATTGGATACGATCAGCGAAATCGATCTTCCGCTTGATGTAAGTAAAATTGATAAAGATACAACCGTTAATGTCCCCATTAAACTAAAAGATGGGTTGAATAAAGCATCCGCCGACAATGCAAAAGTCACAGTGGATGTCCAAAAAACAGAAGAGAAAACTTTCTCCAACCTTCAAGTGGCTGAACAAGGAGTAGGGGATCAGTATGATATGGAAATATTGGCACCTGAAAAAGGTCAGGTTGATTTGACGGTCAAAGGGCCCAGTGAAATCATTGATCAATTGAGTGCAGATGATTTCAAATTGTATGTCGATGCAGCCGGCCTTGCAGCAGGAGACCATGATTTGAATATACAAGTGGACAACCCAGACAAGAACATTTCATGGACATTATCGGATGACAATATGAAAATCCGATTGAAGGAAAAAGCAAACAGTTGA
- the cdaA gene encoding diadenylate cyclase CdaA — MPSFADFTVLDYLSNIIDILLVWFVIYKLIMVIRGTKAVQILTGIFVIIVVRTLSGFLGFNTLSWMMEQAITWGFLAIIIIFQPELRRALEQLGRGRLFSRTGLQEVEEQERIVEAIVKAINYMAKRRIGALVTVERETGMGDYIETGIAINSTISSELLINIFIPNTPLHDGAVIIQKQNIAAAACYLPLSESPFISKELGTRHRAALGISEVTDAITIIVSEETGSISITKNGELHRDLSPDDFKNLLGTELMASVKNVSSTRWSWRVKKQNG; from the coding sequence ATGCCGTCTTTTGCAGACTTCACAGTATTGGACTACCTATCCAATATTATTGATATACTCCTTGTTTGGTTTGTAATATACAAGCTTATTATGGTAATCCGCGGAACGAAGGCCGTCCAAATTTTAACCGGGATTTTTGTCATCATTGTCGTTAGAACGTTAAGCGGCTTTCTAGGATTCAATACGTTAAGCTGGATGATGGAACAAGCTATAACATGGGGGTTTCTAGCCATTATTATTATCTTCCAGCCAGAGCTTCGGAGGGCTTTGGAACAGCTGGGGCGAGGAAGATTGTTCTCGAGGACAGGTTTACAGGAAGTAGAGGAGCAGGAACGGATCGTAGAAGCGATCGTCAAGGCCATCAATTATATGGCAAAAAGAAGGATCGGGGCTTTGGTTACCGTCGAACGTGAGACAGGTATGGGTGATTACATAGAAACAGGAATCGCCATAAATTCAACTATTTCTTCTGAACTGCTCATCAATATTTTTATACCGAATACACCTCTCCATGATGGAGCGGTGATCATTCAAAAGCAAAACATTGCCGCAGCGGCCTGTTATTTGCCTCTATCGGAGAGTCCGTTCATATCCAAGGAATTAGGAACGAGACACCGTGCTGCGCTGGGGATCAGCGAAGTGACCGATGCCATAACCATTATTGTTTCGGAAGAGACCGGAAGCATTTCCATTACGAAAAATGGGGAGCTGCACCGCGACCTATCTCCAGACGATTTCAAGAACTTGTTGGGGACAGAGCTGATGGCATCTGTCAAAAATGTTTCTTCAACTCGGTGGAGCTGGAGGGTGAAAAAACAAAATGGATAA
- a CDS encoding anti-sigma factor family protein, which yields MQSCPEEIVDLMHDFLDEDISTEDEIKLKHHLQSCKECQQHFQQLKKAVALVQSTSHIKAPENFTQQVMAKLPKEKKKIGFQRWFRQHPLLTAAAMFVILISGSIFSMWNEDQDFSFTKQPDLLVQNHTVIVPKGKTINGDITVKNGDLRVEGKVNGNVTVINGKPYMASVGNVTGDIKEINEVFDWLWFNIKKSTKQLFHVDQHEESPVK from the coding sequence ATGCAATCTTGTCCCGAGGAAATTGTAGATCTAATGCATGATTTTTTAGATGAAGATATCTCTACGGAGGATGAAATAAAACTAAAACATCATCTGCAATCATGCAAGGAATGCCAGCAGCATTTTCAGCAATTGAAAAAAGCAGTCGCATTAGTACAGAGTACTTCTCATATAAAAGCACCTGAAAACTTTACACAGCAAGTGATGGCCAAGCTTCCTAAGGAAAAGAAGAAAATTGGATTCCAGCGCTGGTTCAGACAGCACCCATTGCTGACGGCAGCGGCGATGTTTGTCATTTTGATTTCAGGAAGCATCTTTTCCATGTGGAATGAAGATCAGGACTTTTCTTTCACGAAACAGCCGGATTTACTGGTTCAGAATCATACAGTCATCGTACCAAAAGGAAAAACGATCAATGGGGATATCACTGTAAAAAATGGCGACCTTCGTGTAGAAGGGAAAGTAAACGGCAATGTAACTGTCATCAATGGAAAGCCATACATGGCATCTGTGGGGAATGTGACTGGTGATATAAAGGAAATTAATGAGGTATTCGACTGGCTATGGTTCAATATCAAGAAATCGACTAAGCAGTTGTTCCACGTAGATCAACATGAAGAAAGTCCCGTGAAATAA
- the sigW gene encoding RNA polymerase sigma factor SigW codes for MDAIINKRIKQVIKGDQNAFSEIVELYKDKVFQICFRILGNRHEAEDIAQEAFLRAYVNIESFNQKRKFSTWLFRIATNLCIDRIRKKKPDYYLDAEVAGTEGLNMYSQVAADVVMPEDELENLELRDIIQQEILKLPQKYRSVIVLKYIEELSLNEISEILDIPLGTVKTRIHRGREALRKQLRNI; via the coding sequence ATGGATGCAATCATAAATAAAAGGATCAAACAGGTCATCAAAGGCGACCAAAATGCCTTCAGTGAAATCGTCGAGTTATACAAGGACAAGGTTTTCCAAATCTGTTTCCGTATTCTCGGCAATCGGCATGAAGCTGAAGACATCGCACAAGAAGCTTTTCTTCGTGCATATGTTAATATCGAAAGTTTTAATCAAAAAAGAAAGTTTTCCACGTGGCTTTTTCGCATAGCCACGAACTTATGCATCGACCGTATCCGTAAAAAAAAGCCAGACTATTACCTGGATGCCGAAGTAGCAGGTACTGAGGGTTTGAATATGTATTCACAAGTGGCAGCGGATGTGGTTATGCCGGAAGATGAACTGGAAAACTTGGAACTCAGGGACATCATCCAGCAGGAAATTTTAAAGCTCCCTCAGAAATATCGCTCTGTTATCGTATTAAAGTATATAGAGGAACTGTCTCTCAATGAAATCAGCGAGATACTGGATATTCCTCTTGGAACGGTAAAAACAAGGATACATCGAGGAAGAGAAGCTTTAAGGAAGCAACTTCGAAATATTTAG
- a CDS encoding aspartyl-phosphate phosphatase Spo0E family protein — MEVNITELLKEIEENRKKMVQLALKSSFADDQVVQISWKLDSLLNRYEEMAQKI; from the coding sequence ATGGAGGTAAATATCACAGAATTATTGAAGGAAATTGAGGAAAACAGGAAAAAGATGGTCCAACTTGCCCTAAAGTCTTCTTTTGCAGATGATCAGGTTGTTCAAATTAGCTGGAAATTAGACAGCCTCTTAAACCGTTATGAAGAAATGGCCCAAAAGATATAA